A stretch of DNA from Streptomyces gobiensis:
TGCTGCTCTTCCGTGGTGTGCTCGTCAAGAGCGACGGGCCGGCCGAGTATGTGCTGGCGGCGGTAGGGGCACTCGCGTTGACAGCGCTGCTCGTCGTGGCGCACCGGCGCGGCCGGGAGCTCAAGGTCGCCGGGCCGTCGGCGCCGGCTCCGCGCACCATGCGGGCAACGGTGCTGTGTACTTTCACACTGGTGATTCTTGGGGTGGTACTGCTGTGGTGACGCCACTGCTGGTGGTCATGGGCGTATCGGGATCCGGCAAGTCGACGATTGGCACCCTGCTGGCCGAACGGCTCGGGGTGCCCTACGCGGAGGCCGATGACTTCCATCCCCCGGTGAACATCAGGAAGATGTCCACCGGCACCCCGCTGGACGACGAGGACCGCCGCCGCTGGCTGGACTCGATCGCCCGCTGGCTCACCGAACACCGCTGGCACGGCGGAGTGGTGAGCTGTTCCGCGCTCAAGCGCAGCTACCGCGATCGGCTGCGTCAGACCACTCCCGAGCTCGTCTTCGTTCATCTGGACGGCCCGCTGGAGCTGATCGCCCGTCGGCTGGCGAGGCGCAGTGATCACTTCATGCCGGAGAACCTGCTGCGGTCGCAGTTCGAGGCGCTGGAGGAGCTGCGTGATGATGAGCCGGGGGTCACTGTCTCCATC
This window harbors:
- a CDS encoding DUF202 domain-containing protein; its protein translation is MSTGPGSLPRDPGVQPERTRLAWRRTTLAFAVATVLLFRGVLVKSDGPAEYVLAAVGALALTALLVVAHRRGRELKVAGPSAPAPRTMRATVLCTFTLVILGVVLLW
- a CDS encoding gluconokinase; translation: MVTPLLVVMGVSGSGKSTIGTLLAERLGVPYAEADDFHPPVNIRKMSTGTPLDDEDRRRWLDSIARWLTEHRWHGGVVSCSALKRSYRDRLRQTTPELVFVHLDGPLELIARRLARRSDHFMPENLLRSQFEALEELRDDEPGVTVSIDAAPEDIADRALAGLSR